A genome region from Aestuariivirga litoralis includes the following:
- a CDS encoding DUF7507 domain-containing protein has translation MTSKTSALFNAYLWARRARVVTVTALTGTLVAAQVTPSYATIDNTANAVGTYNSSPGNYGSSSQSVPVAPATPTLTIVKTAGTPSVSSGTDTSHTDSGDTITYTYLVTNTGNVTMSNVVPTDPGPTFYGYAEAATLGAFSPTSATLAPGASQSFTATYTLATLDVYHAADQANGVSNTAGATGTYGPSNTAYSIPTINKSTATTTITGNPNLTITKTFVIKDTGGATLTTASVGSIVTYTYTIYNSGTVTMTNVKVNDVHFGSAVAIGGSGITNETLSSNGPLGAAASSDGATNNGIWSVLAPGATVTMTWAHTVTQAEFDHG, from the coding sequence ATGACCAGTAAAACATCAGCTCTCTTCAACGCCTACCTCTGGGCGCGGCGCGCCAGGGTTGTCACTGTCACAGCCCTGACAGGCACGCTCGTTGCGGCACAAGTCACACCGTCCTACGCGACGATCGACAACACCGCGAATGCCGTGGGTACTTATAATTCATCGCCCGGCAATTACGGTTCATCGAGCCAGAGCGTGCCGGTTGCCCCGGCCACACCAACACTCACCATCGTGAAGACGGCGGGAACGCCGAGTGTTTCTTCCGGTACCGACACAAGCCACACCGATAGTGGCGACACGATCACCTACACCTATCTGGTGACCAATACCGGCAACGTGACCATGAGCAATGTGGTGCCAACCGATCCAGGTCCTACCTTCTATGGTTATGCTGAAGCAGCCACCCTTGGTGCCTTCAGCCCGACCAGCGCCACGCTGGCCCCGGGCGCCTCGCAAAGCTTCACAGCGACCTATACGCTGGCCACACTGGACGTCTATCACGCGGCTGATCAGGCCAACGGCGTTTCCAATACGGCCGGTGCAACCGGTACCTACGGCCCCAGCAACACGGCCTACAGCATACCGACCATCAACAAGTCCACCGCAACGACCACCATCACCGGCAACCCGAATCTTACAATCACCAAGACTTTCGTGATCAAGGATACGGGTGGCGCCACGCTGACCACCGCTTCGGTGGGCTCGATCGTGACCTACACCTATACGATCTACAACAGCGGCACAGTGACGATGACCAATGTGAAGGTCAACGACGTCCACTTCGGTTCAGCTGTCGCGATTGGTGGTTCTGGCATCACCAACGAAACGCTGAGCAGCAACGGGCCGCTGGGTGCTGCCGCCTCGTCTGACGGTGCCACCAATAACGGCATCTGGAGCGTGCTGGCACCCGGTGCGACCGTCACCATGACTTGGGCGCATACTGTCACCCAAGCGGAATTCGATCACGGGTAA
- a CDS encoding AI-2E family transporter, whose protein sequence is MRAAVQTKYASLAHAVIIAAGLVGALYIGQDIIIPFVIAGILAVILLPLVGFLIAIHVPRILATLLAVCLALGVILATGSLMGRTAMDLVSDLPKYEQQLRAKAEALKSVTTSTTYDNAARMVKRLQEEISPTPPDANVQSAPAVIAGSEDGLGLTVVKSTLRTLAHPFLQLATIFVLLLFMLFYHEEMRDRLILLIGTRRSALALNESARRLSRLMLGVLSLNLLVGTVIGAALWFLGIPGAIMWGVLTALLRFVPFLGTFIASAFPILTALAVGDGWGLAVTVATIIAVTEFTAAQIIEPVILGKMSGLWPPALIVAALFWVAIWGPIGLIVSTPITICLLAFSQHIRSWRAVASLLGEAPVLAPEDAFHGRLIVGDVAGLATMANAAITEGNAETFLDALVIPALQRISRDMDDGEMSRAQLEEVKDTLEEMLEAVIPEEETETTQPRPVLIIASHGALNHCAALSFAALLRSKTIASEVVRFGDASRALEQQPKSNAGAPVILASLFSFDDRLTLHLSKKLKSKYPGTEVLITAWLRDAKTPQFKSPALVAENLRDRSPPKARRKPPAAERTTFIPA, encoded by the coding sequence ATGCGTGCGGCCGTCCAGACCAAATATGCCTCTCTGGCCCATGCCGTAATCATCGCAGCGGGGCTGGTGGGTGCACTTTATATCGGCCAGGACATCATCATCCCCTTCGTCATCGCCGGCATCCTGGCGGTGATCCTGCTGCCGCTGGTGGGCTTTCTGATTGCCATCCATGTGCCGCGCATCCTGGCCACGCTGCTCGCCGTATGTCTGGCGCTCGGCGTCATCCTGGCGACTGGCAGCCTAATGGGCCGCACGGCGATGGATCTTGTTTCCGATCTTCCCAAATACGAGCAGCAGCTGCGGGCCAAGGCAGAAGCTCTGAAATCCGTTACCACCAGCACGACCTATGACAATGCCGCACGGATGGTGAAACGTCTGCAGGAAGAAATCTCGCCCACCCCACCGGATGCGAATGTTCAGTCCGCGCCCGCAGTTATTGCCGGCAGCGAGGACGGCTTGGGCCTCACGGTGGTAAAATCCACCCTGCGCACATTGGCCCATCCTTTCTTGCAGCTCGCGACGATCTTCGTCCTGCTGCTGTTCATGCTGTTCTACCATGAGGAAATGCGCGACCGCCTGATCCTGCTCATCGGCACACGACGCTCGGCGTTGGCGCTAAATGAATCGGCAAGGCGCCTGAGCCGACTGATGCTGGGCGTGCTGTCGCTCAACCTGCTGGTGGGCACCGTAATCGGTGCCGCGCTCTGGTTCTTAGGCATTCCCGGCGCCATCATGTGGGGCGTTTTGACGGCATTGCTGCGCTTCGTGCCCTTTCTCGGCACTTTCATAGCCTCGGCCTTCCCTATATTGACGGCACTGGCCGTCGGCGATGGATGGGGGCTTGCGGTCACAGTGGCTACCATCATCGCGGTCACAGAATTTACCGCCGCGCAGATCATTGAACCGGTGATCCTTGGCAAGATGTCTGGCCTCTGGCCTCCGGCCCTGATTGTTGCGGCGCTGTTCTGGGTTGCCATTTGGGGGCCGATCGGCCTCATTGTCTCCACCCCTATCACCATCTGCCTGCTCGCCTTCAGCCAGCACATCCGTTCCTGGCGGGCGGTGGCGTCCCTTCTGGGTGAAGCCCCGGTTCTTGCCCCAGAAGATGCTTTCCATGGCAGGCTGATTGTCGGTGATGTGGCGGGCCTCGCCACCATGGCCAACGCCGCAATCACCGAAGGCAATGCCGAAACCTTCCTCGACGCGCTGGTGATCCCCGCTCTGCAACGCATCTCGCGCGATATGGATGATGGCGAAATGAGCCGCGCCCAGCTCGAAGAAGTGAAGGACACGCTGGAAGAAATGCTGGAAGCGGTGATCCCCGAGGAAGAGACGGAAACCACACAGCCACGCCCCGTGCTCATCATCGCCAGCCATGGGGCATTGAACCATTGCGCCGCACTCAGCTTTGCAGCACTGTTGCGCAGCAAGACCATTGCCAGCGAGGTGGTGCGTTTTGGCGATGCCAGCCGCGCCCTTGAACAGCAGCCCAAATCGAATGCCGGCGCGCCAGTCATCCTGGCCAGCCTGTTTTCATTCGATGATCGACTGACACTTCATTTGTCGAAAAAACTGAAGAGCAAATATCCGGGCACGGAAGTGCTGATTACCGCTTGGCTGCGCGATGCCAAGACACCGCAATTCAAAAGCCCTGCTTTAGTGGCGGAGAATTTGCGGGATCGCTCACCGCCGAAAGCGCGGCGCAAACCGCCTGCCGCTGAGCGGACAACATTCATACCGGCTTGA
- a CDS encoding sensor histidine kinase, with protein MTKPLQTLEDLRQSPEPAWLWDVARRRLVWANEAGIAAFNANSLFDLIDSPFDPKEPGLQVLAQLTESLPRGLTQTATLDFPSLGKTESLVCECWLYDLADGRDGMVTVARPPKKEIAVTQADLLESLPAATCGISEGGSLLFSNEMARGLFDAANTTQLSQLLVPDTQVEPLLKRLQATRLVSFISTYASPYGTREARFTLKRATEGTGVFALMTMEDVTERRQLERRMTLAPVAKLEPQEKQAFETLGRTLAAASTPEVATPYAEMPAEAPPQQDEQPVEAAPEVKATPSSKLNEASFPRALSEAFEKIPVAMAISQNGRPAYANQNLASVLGHESVSDLMQDLKFWQALALSSPEGNRATLPLADGEMRQFIISRNAMPWQNGKADQFRFEIIPENPANIPADLPVSEPEVEAIADEPELELVAPPLEAEQATAAEHDPDNIYAVDDIEAADEADELEEADTSAASEQELRSILDISSDGIITLDSAGHIIMLSAGAEAIFGYRNAELVGKPFASLLSAEGAATVKEYLAGLEGQGLASVFNDGREVTGIVKQGGSVPLFLNIGHLQSKGSTSFCAVVRDITSWKRTEQELREAKDAAEQASRHKSDFLARVSHELRTPLNAIMGFADVMRTGQFGDIGNEKYRAYLNDIHGSGSHLLSMIDDLLDFSKIESGRMELNFTAVSLVDCFDHAANLLQDQATRARVLLRKSFPDNLPRVVADQRAMRQVMLNLLSNGIKYTDAGGQIIVSAQVGAHGALILRLKDTGIGMDETELQQALQPFARVTTAGRERQGTGLGLPLTKALVEANRASFDITSEPGKGTLIEITFPTTRVLAE; from the coding sequence ATGACCAAGCCACTGCAAACATTAGAAGATTTGCGACAGTCGCCGGAACCGGCCTGGCTCTGGGATGTGGCCCGAAGGCGCCTGGTCTGGGCCAATGAGGCTGGCATTGCCGCCTTCAACGCCAACTCGCTTTTTGATCTGATCGACAGTCCCTTTGATCCCAAGGAACCGGGCCTGCAGGTTTTGGCGCAGCTGACCGAAAGCCTGCCGCGCGGACTGACGCAGACAGCCACGCTGGATTTCCCTTCGCTGGGCAAAACGGAATCGCTGGTTTGCGAATGCTGGCTCTATGATCTCGCCGATGGCCGTGACGGCATGGTCACTGTAGCGCGCCCGCCGAAAAAGGAAATCGCGGTCACGCAAGCCGACCTCTTGGAAAGCCTGCCCGCTGCCACCTGCGGCATCTCTGAAGGCGGTAGCCTGCTGTTCAGCAATGAAATGGCGCGCGGTCTTTTTGACGCCGCCAACACCACACAGCTCAGCCAGCTGCTTGTGCCCGACACGCAAGTGGAACCGCTGCTGAAGCGTCTGCAGGCGACCAGGCTGGTCAGCTTCATCTCTACCTATGCCAGCCCTTATGGCACACGCGAAGCGCGCTTCACCTTGAAGCGTGCCACCGAAGGCACCGGCGTTTTCGCTTTGATGACGATGGAAGACGTGACCGAGCGCCGCCAGCTTGAGCGCCGCATGACGCTTGCTCCGGTAGCCAAGCTTGAACCGCAGGAGAAGCAGGCCTTCGAAACCTTGGGCCGCACGCTCGCAGCTGCTTCCACGCCGGAAGTCGCAACCCCTTATGCTGAAATGCCCGCTGAAGCCCCGCCTCAACAGGATGAGCAGCCCGTCGAAGCTGCACCCGAGGTCAAGGCCACGCCGAGTTCCAAACTCAACGAAGCCAGCTTCCCGCGTGCGCTCTCTGAAGCATTCGAGAAAATCCCCGTCGCCATGGCGATCAGCCAGAATGGAAGGCCTGCTTACGCCAACCAGAATCTGGCCAGCGTGCTGGGGCATGAAAGCGTGTCAGACTTGATGCAGGATCTGAAATTCTGGCAGGCGCTCGCATTGTCCAGCCCGGAGGGTAACCGCGCAACATTGCCGTTGGCCGACGGCGAGATGCGCCAATTCATCATCAGTCGCAACGCCATGCCATGGCAGAACGGGAAGGCAGATCAATTTCGTTTTGAAATCATCCCGGAAAATCCGGCGAATATTCCAGCTGACTTGCCGGTCAGTGAACCGGAAGTCGAAGCCATCGCAGATGAGCCCGAACTTGAGCTTGTCGCTCCTCCGCTGGAAGCGGAACAAGCCACGGCAGCAGAACACGATCCGGACAATATCTATGCTGTGGACGACATAGAGGCTGCCGACGAAGCAGATGAGCTGGAGGAAGCAGACACGTCTGCCGCCAGCGAGCAGGAGCTGCGCTCCATCCTCGACATTTCGTCTGACGGCATCATCACATTGGATAGCGCGGGCCATATCATCATGCTGTCGGCCGGGGCTGAAGCCATTTTCGGCTACCGCAATGCTGAGCTGGTGGGTAAGCCCTTTGCCAGCCTGCTGAGCGCTGAAGGTGCGGCCACCGTGAAGGAATATCTGGCCGGCCTTGAAGGCCAGGGCTTGGCCTCGGTGTTCAATGATGGCCGCGAGGTCACCGGCATCGTCAAGCAGGGCGGCAGCGTGCCGCTGTTCCTCAATATCGGCCATCTGCAGTCGAAAGGCAGCACCAGCTTCTGCGCCGTGGTGCGTGACATTACGTCTTGGAAGCGCACCGAGCAGGAATTGCGCGAAGCCAAGGACGCTGCCGAACAGGCCAGCCGCCACAAGTCGGATTTCCTCGCCCGGGTCAGCCATGAACTGAGAACACCGCTCAACGCCATCATGGGCTTTGCCGACGTGATGCGCACCGGCCAGTTCGGCGATATCGGCAATGAGAAATACCGCGCCTACCTGAATGATATTCATGGCTCTGGCAGCCATCTGCTGTCGATGATCGATGACCTACTGGATTTCTCCAAGATCGAGTCAGGCCGGATGGAGCTGAACTTCACTGCGGTAAGCCTGGTGGATTGTTTCGATCACGCCGCCAATCTGCTGCAGGACCAGGCCACCCGCGCTCGTGTGCTGCTGCGCAAATCCTTCCCCGACAATCTGCCCCGCGTGGTGGCCGACCAGCGCGCCATGCGCCAGGTGATGCTCAATCTCCTCTCAAACGGCATCAAGTACACAGATGCAGGCGGGCAGATCATCGTCTCCGCGCAAGTGGGAGCACATGGCGCCCTGATCTTGCGCTTGAAAGACACTGGCATTGGCATGGACGAGACGGAGTTGCAGCAAGCACTGCAGCCCTTCGCGCGCGTCACCACCGCCGGGCGCGAACGTCAGGGCACTGGTTTAGGCCTGCCGCTGACCAAGGCGCTGGTGGAAGCCAACCGCGCCAGCTTCGATATCACCAGCGAACCCGGGAAGGGCACCCTGATCGAAATCACCTTCCCGACGACCCGCGTTCTGGCGGAGTAA
- a CDS encoding molybdenum cofactor biosynthesis protein MoaE has translation MIKVQTEAFDVGAELAALKGHRTDIGGFALFVGSVRDLSGGKDVTAMTLEHYPGMTEAALAEIETQARARWELQDALIIHRYGRLHPGDDIVLVITASAHRAAAFDACAFLMDFLKTKAPFWKLEESSQGVGWVEAKASDEQAAARWEKQS, from the coding sequence ATGATCAAAGTTCAAACTGAAGCTTTCGATGTGGGGGCGGAACTTGCGGCGCTGAAAGGCCATCGCACTGACATTGGCGGCTTTGCGCTCTTTGTAGGCTCAGTGCGCGATCTCTCCGGCGGCAAGGATGTGACGGCGATGACGCTGGAACATTATCCCGGCATGACCGAAGCCGCCTTGGCCGAAATCGAAACCCAAGCCCGCGCCCGCTGGGAACTGCAGGATGCGCTGATCATCCACCGCTATGGCCGCCTGCATCCGGGCGATGACATTGTGCTCGTCATCACGGCCTCCGCCCACCGCGCCGCCGCCTTCGACGCCTGCGCCTTTCTGATGGACTTCCTCAAAACCAAGGCCCCGTTCTGGAAGCTGGAGGAAAGCAGCCAGGGCGTGGGCTGGGTCGAAGCCAAGGCCAGCGACGAGCAGGCCGCCGCGCGTTGGGAAAAGCAGAGCTAG
- the gndA gene encoding NADP-dependent phosphogluconate dehydrogenase, translated as MHGKLRKNAGAKMSDAEIGLIGLGVMGANLALNIAEKGFKIAVFNRTTQVTKDFYANAGKLAANVVPCETMEALVGAIRAPRPIIIMTKAGEAVDQTIAALRPLLKGNDIIIDAGNANFRDTMRRFGELDGTGLTFIGMGVSGGEEGARHGPSIMAGGTQASFDRIAKVLHAISAKYKGESCAGYMGPNGAGHFVKTIHNGIEYADMQMISEIYGLMRDGLGMKAAEIAKVFGDWNKGRLNSYLIEISHKVLSVTDKKAKKPIVDIILDKAGQKGTGKWSVIEAQNFGVNASAIEAAVDARIMSSLKAEREKAEKAYKIPKKKLKVTSRAAFLKQLEGALYAGKIAAYAQGFAVMETASKEFNWNLPLGTIAAIWREGCIIRSQFLGEITKAFSKKGGNLLMAPAFAKMMQKDHTSLRAVVAQSALSGAPAPALANALSYFDGYRQSRGTANLIQAQRDFFGAHGFERIGEEGAHHGPWAMNAKHD; from the coding sequence ATCCATGGCAAGCTTCGCAAAAATGCGGGAGCGAAAATGTCGGATGCAGAAATTGGCCTGATCGGCCTCGGAGTCATGGGTGCCAATCTGGCGCTGAATATCGCCGAAAAAGGCTTCAAGATCGCGGTGTTCAACCGCACAACCCAAGTCACTAAAGATTTTTACGCCAATGCGGGCAAGCTGGCGGCCAATGTGGTGCCTTGCGAAACGATGGAAGCATTGGTGGGCGCCATCCGCGCACCCCGCCCGATCATCATCATGACCAAGGCCGGTGAGGCCGTTGACCAGACGATTGCGGCTTTGCGCCCGCTGCTCAAGGGCAACGACATCATCATCGATGCCGGCAATGCCAATTTCCGCGACACGATGCGCCGCTTCGGTGAACTTGACGGCACCGGCCTGACCTTCATTGGCATGGGCGTGTCGGGTGGCGAAGAGGGGGCCCGCCACGGCCCGTCGATCATGGCCGGCGGCACGCAAGCCAGCTTCGACCGCATCGCCAAGGTGCTGCATGCCATCTCCGCCAAATACAAGGGCGAGTCCTGTGCGGGCTATATGGGACCCAATGGCGCTGGCCATTTCGTCAAGACCATCCATAACGGCATCGAATATGCCGACATGCAGATGATCTCGGAAATCTATGGCCTGATGCGCGACGGTCTGGGCATGAAAGCCGCCGAAATCGCCAAGGTGTTCGGCGACTGGAACAAGGGCCGCCTGAATTCCTACCTCATCGAGATCAGCCACAAGGTGCTGAGCGTGACCGACAAGAAAGCCAAGAAGCCGATCGTCGATATCATTCTCGACAAGGCCGGCCAGAAGGGCACCGGCAAATGGTCAGTGATCGAGGCGCAGAATTTCGGCGTGAATGCCAGCGCCATCGAAGCCGCTGTCGATGCGCGCATCATGTCGTCGCTGAAGGCTGAGCGTGAAAAGGCCGAGAAGGCCTACAAGATTCCGAAGAAGAAACTGAAGGTCACTTCGCGTGCCGCTTTCCTGAAGCAGCTCGAAGGTGCGCTCTATGCCGGCAAGATCGCCGCTTACGCGCAGGGCTTTGCGGTGATGGAAACCGCCTCGAAGGAATTCAACTGGAACTTGCCGCTGGGCACCATCGCCGCGATCTGGCGCGAAGGCTGCATCATCCGTTCGCAATTCCTGGGCGAGATCACCAAGGCGTTCTCCAAGAAGGGCGGCAATCTGCTGATGGCCCCGGCCTTCGCCAAGATGATGCAGAAGGACCATACGTCCCTGCGCGCCGTGGTGGCACAAAGCGCGTTGAGTGGTGCCCCTGCTCCCGCCCTGGCCAACGCGCTGTCTTATTTCGATGGCTACCGGCAGTCCCGCGGTACCGCCAATCTCATTCAGGCGCAGCGCGATTTCTTCGGCGCGCATGGCTTCGAGCGCATCGGCGAAGAAGGCGCACATCACGGCCCCTGGGCAATGAATGCCAAGCATGACTGA
- a CDS encoding glycosyltransferase family 39 protein, with the protein MLAIGLLVFRDYGISWDEPQQRNIGAVSLKYVLSLIAPQAMTGDLQQLPDLQDFADRDYGVGFELPAFAAEKLLGLTSTQSIYFFRHLLNYLVFLIGVGATYSMAARRHGAWQAGLLAALLLYFSPRIFAESFYNDKDIIFMAAFALAACTMLALFRKPDFKSAFWHALATAWALDIRIMAIVMVPATLFVLAARAFQQRDLAARLSVLFTCWLAATFAFHVATFPFLWADPFGNFIAVFQHMAHFRWTGPELFLGEMIDGTRPPWHFALVWIGVTTPPLVLLLFAAGIFAVACNVLLKWTDETLEDITSLGLCVAPVLAVIVLHAIIYNGWRHLYFIYPFMILIAVRGAFIIWNRLRQHRMAAGAALVILASLFTVTGIWMWKTHPNQHVYFNALAGPGAGDRFEHDVWGLSNRAAVEYILAHDASPFISIAPMSNTPLENALLMLTDEQKRRIHVLRYADFTTYILNNYQIVPSRDDTAMLKTHDLYYQAQVDGDKLVSVFRRKMP; encoded by the coding sequence ATGCTGGCGATCGGCCTGCTGGTGTTCCGGGATTACGGCATTTCCTGGGACGAGCCGCAGCAACGCAACATTGGCGCTGTCTCCCTAAAATATGTGCTGTCATTGATTGCACCCCAAGCGATGACCGGTGATCTGCAGCAATTGCCTGATCTGCAAGATTTTGCCGATCGGGACTATGGTGTGGGCTTTGAACTCCCGGCCTTCGCCGCCGAGAAATTGCTCGGCCTCACTTCAACTCAAAGCATCTATTTCTTCCGTCACCTTCTGAACTATCTGGTTTTCCTGATCGGCGTTGGCGCGACTTACAGCATGGCGGCGCGCCGGCATGGTGCATGGCAGGCTGGGCTTCTCGCGGCGTTGCTGCTCTATTTCAGCCCCAGAATTTTCGCTGAGTCCTTTTACAACGACAAGGACATCATCTTCATGGCCGCCTTCGCCTTGGCCGCTTGTACGATGCTAGCTTTGTTCCGCAAACCAGATTTCAAAAGTGCGTTCTGGCATGCCTTGGCCACGGCCTGGGCGCTGGATATCCGCATCATGGCCATAGTGATGGTTCCGGCCACATTGTTCGTGCTGGCAGCGAGGGCATTCCAGCAGCGCGACTTGGCTGCAAGGCTATCCGTGCTGTTCACGTGCTGGTTGGCAGCCACTTTTGCCTTCCACGTTGCGACCTTCCCGTTCCTTTGGGCTGATCCGTTCGGCAATTTCATCGCGGTGTTCCAGCATATGGCGCATTTCCGCTGGACTGGGCCGGAGCTCTTTCTGGGCGAAATGATCGACGGCACCAGGCCGCCTTGGCATTTCGCACTGGTCTGGATTGGCGTCACCACGCCGCCCTTGGTTCTGTTGTTATTCGCAGCAGGTATTTTCGCTGTCGCGTGCAACGTGCTGCTCAAATGGACTGACGAAACGCTGGAGGATATCACCTCGCTTGGCCTGTGCGTGGCACCCGTCCTGGCCGTGATCGTGCTGCATGCGATCATCTATAATGGCTGGCGCCATCTCTATTTCATCTATCCCTTCATGATCCTCATCGCTGTGCGCGGCGCTTTCATCATCTGGAATAGATTACGCCAGCACCGCATGGCCGCAGGCGCCGCGCTTGTCATTCTCGCCAGCCTTTTTACCGTCACGGGAATCTGGATGTGGAAAACCCATCCGAACCAACATGTCTATTTCAACGCGCTTGCCGGGCCGGGTGCAGGTGACAGGTTTGAGCACGATGTGTGGGGCCTCTCCAATCGCGCCGCCGTGGAATACATCCTGGCGCATGATGCGTCACCCTTCATTTCCATCGCGCCGATGAGCAATACGCCGCTGGAAAACGCGCTGCTGATGCTGACCGACGAACAGAAGCGCCGGATTCACGTCCTGCGCTATGCGGATTTCACCACTTATATTCTGAACAATTATCAGATCGTCCCCAGCCGCGATGACACGGCGATGCTGAAAACCCACGACCTCTATTACCAGGCGCAGGTTGATGGCGACAAGCTCGTCTCGGTATTCCGCCGGAAGATGCCTTAG
- the msrB gene encoding peptide-methionine (R)-S-oxide reductase MsrB, translating into MTGWNEVVGLAKNGNVPPPKRVEKSDAEWRKQLSPEQFQVTRLKGTERPFSSEMCSLFEPGRYACACCGTELFDSATKFESGTGWPSFSDPVAKDVVAYEGDFSHGMQRIEALCNVCDAHLGHVFPDGPPPSGLRYCMNALALNKIKD; encoded by the coding sequence ATGACCGGTTGGAACGAAGTGGTAGGCCTCGCAAAGAACGGCAATGTGCCACCACCGAAGCGGGTAGAAAAGTCGGATGCCGAATGGCGCAAGCAACTCTCACCGGAGCAATTTCAGGTAACTCGTCTGAAGGGCACCGAACGGCCATTCAGCAGCGAAATGTGCTCGCTGTTCGAGCCCGGGCGTTATGCCTGTGCCTGCTGCGGCACCGAGCTGTTTGACTCAGCCACCAAATTTGAAAGCGGCACCGGCTGGCCCAGCTTTAGCGACCCCGTTGCCAAGGATGTTGTAGCCTATGAGGGCGACTTCAGCCATGGCATGCAGCGCATCGAGGCACTGTGCAATGTGTGCGACGCCCATCTGGGCCACGTATTCCCCGATGGCCCCCCGCCCAGCGGCCTGCGCTATTGCATGAATGCGCTGGCGCTGAACAAGATCAAGGATTGA
- a CDS encoding NAD(P)/FAD-dependent oxidoreductase: MSPDFDALVIGAGVVGLAVARELALKGKQVLVLEKAARAGTETSARNSEVIHAGIYYPTGTLKARLCVEGRQLLYDYCTAHGVETKRLGKIIAACSPAEETKLQGIKALADANGVTDLRWLSALETAALEPELSCTKALLSPSTGIVDASGFMLSLQGEAEAHGASIAFNTSFKGAARQDGNFVVTAQGADGEITELICASIFNCAGHGAHEAAAAIAGYDARHLPPKFFARGNYCSLSGSSPFKHLIYPVPVSGALGIHATLDLAGAVRFGPNIQWIDTLDYTLQDGLPEIFTEAIATYWPGVRSRTLSPSYCGVRPKTHGPDKSFADFSIQRDAHHGVPGLVNLFGIESPGLTASLAIAKELSPI; encoded by the coding sequence ATGAGCCCTGATTTTGATGCCTTGGTGATTGGGGCCGGCGTGGTCGGCTTGGCTGTCGCGCGTGAGCTTGCTCTCAAGGGCAAGCAGGTTTTGGTGTTGGAAAAGGCGGCGCGCGCCGGCACCGAAACCTCGGCGCGCAATTCGGAAGTGATCCATGCCGGCATTTATTATCCCACCGGCACGCTGAAGGCACGGCTCTGTGTGGAAGGCCGCCAGCTGCTCTATGACTATTGCACAGCACATGGCGTGGAGACAAAGCGCCTCGGCAAGATCATCGCGGCCTGTTCCCCCGCCGAGGAAACCAAGCTGCAAGGCATCAAGGCATTGGCTGATGCCAATGGCGTGACGGATCTGCGCTGGCTTTCGGCTTTGGAAACTGCCGCGCTTGAGCCCGAACTGTCTTGTACCAAGGCGTTGCTGTCGCCCTCCACCGGCATTGTCGATGCCAGCGGCTTCATGCTGTCTTTGCAGGGCGAGGCGGAAGCCCATGGCGCCAGTATCGCGTTCAACACCAGCTTCAAAGGCGCAGCGCGGCAGGACGGAAATTTCGTTGTGACCGCGCAAGGCGCTGACGGCGAAATAACCGAACTCATATGCGCCAGCATTTTCAACTGCGCTGGGCATGGTGCGCACGAAGCGGCTGCGGCAATCGCCGGTTATGATGCACGCCACCTTCCACCCAAATTCTTCGCCCGCGGAAATTACTGCAGCCTCTCCGGCTCCTCACCTTTCAAGCATCTGATTTATCCCGTGCCCGTCTCTGGCGCGCTCGGCATTCATGCCACGCTGGATCTGGCGGGTGCTGTACGCTTCGGCCCCAACATCCAATGGATCGACACGCTAGATTACACATTGCAGGACGGGCTGCCGGAAATCTTCACTGAGGCCATTGCAACTTATTGGCCCGGCGTGCGCAGCCGCACCCTTTCGCCCAGCTATTGTGGTGTGCGCCCCAAAACTCACGGCCCCGACAAGAGTTTTGCGGATTTCAGCATCCAGCGTGACGCACACCACGGCGTGCCCGGCTTGGTAAATTTGTTCGGCATTGAATCCCCCGGCCTTACTGCATCGCTTGCCATCGCCAAGGAACTTTCGCCCATCTGA
- a CDS encoding 3-hydroxyacyl-CoA dehydrogenase family protein — translation MQILVIVTPNFNLAATMAFIDPFRAAIHLVTTGVASVDDVDKAMWAGPGLRWAAMGPTLLFHLGAGEGGLEAFCERYTASFNRWWDDLGVLHLTPEIAAKLVSGVQEEAHGQSQSELSHQRDQMLVALQKATAELRAKK, via the coding sequence TTGCAGATTCTCGTCATCGTCACTCCGAACTTCAATCTCGCGGCGACGATGGCCTTCATCGATCCCTTCCGTGCTGCGATCCATCTGGTCACCACCGGCGTGGCCAGCGTGGACGATGTGGACAAGGCCATGTGGGCCGGCCCCGGCCTGCGCTGGGCCGCGATGGGCCCAACCCTGCTGTTCCATCTGGGTGCCGGCGAAGGCGGGCTCGAAGCCTTCTGCGAACGCTACACCGCCAGCTTCAACCGATGGTGGGACGATCTCGGCGTGTTACACCTCACTCCAGAAATCGCAGCCAAGCTGGTTTCAGGCGTGCAAGAGGAAGCCCACGGACAATCGCAATCAGAATTGTCTCACCAACGCGACCAGATGCTGGTCGCCTTGCAAAAGGCCACCGCGGAATTGCGGGCGAAGAAATAA